In a genomic window of Muntiacus reevesi chromosome 1, mMunRee1.1, whole genome shotgun sequence:
- the NR2C2AP gene encoding nuclear receptor 2C2-associated protein, with translation MTHSLVCPETVSRVSSVLNRNTRQFGKKHLFDQDEETCWNSDQGPSQWVTLEFPQCICVSQLQIQFQGGFSSRQGRLEGSLGSEALSKIVDFYPEDNNSLQTFPVPPAEVDRLKVTFEDTTDFFGRVVIYHLRVLGKKKV, from the exons ATGACCCACTCTTTGGTTTGTCCAGAGACAGTGAGCAG GGTGAGCTCGGTGCTGAATCGGAACACCAGGCAGTTTGGCAAGAAGCACCTGTTCGACCAGGACGAGGAGACGTGTTGGAACTCGGACCAG GGTCCCTCCCAGTGGGTAACACTGGAGTTTCCCCAGTGCATCTGTGTCTCCCAGCTGCAGATCCAGTTCCAGGGGGGCTTCTCCAGTCGCCAGGGCCGCCTGGAAG GTTCTTTGGGGAGTGAGGCTCTTAGCAAGATTGTGGATTTTTACCCTGAGGACAACAACTCACTTCAG ACCTTCCCAGTGCCACCTGCTGAGGTGGACCGGCTGAAGGTGACGTTTGAGGACACCACTGATTTCTTTGGCCGAGTGGTCATCTATCACCTACGTGTGCTAGGGAAGAAGAAGGTGTGA
- the RFXANK gene encoding DNA-binding protein RFXANK isoform X2, giving the protein MEHTQPVEDLSLIQQPSTPEFGDPEDPRDESPDGSDTVVLSLFPCTPEPGNPEPDAGSSSPQGSSLKHSTTLTNRQRGNEVSALPATLDSLSIHQLAAQGELSQLKEHLRKGDNLINKPDERGFTPLIWASAFGEIETVRFLLEWGADPHILAKERESALSLASTGGYTDIVGLLLERDVDINIYDWNGGTPLLYAVRGNHVKCVEALLARGADLTTEADSGYTPMDLAVALGYRKVQQVIENHILKLFQSNLVPADPE; this is encoded by the exons ATGGAGCACACCCAGCCTGTCGAGGATCTCAGCCTGATCCAGCAGCCTTCAACCCCAGAATTTGGGGACCCCGAAGACCCCAGGGACGAGTCCCCTGACGGCTCAGACACTGTGGTACTCAGTCTCTTCCCCTGTACCCCGGAGCCTGGGAATCCTGAGCCAGATGCTGGCAGCTCCTCACCTCAAG GCAGCTCCCTGAAGCACTCAACGACCCTCACCAACCGGCAGCGGGGCAATGAAGTCTCGGCCCTGCCAGCCACCCTGGACT CCCTGTCCATCCACCAGCTTGCAGCGCAAGGGGAGCTGAGCCAACTGAAGGAGCATCTGAGGAAAG GCGACAACCTCATCAACAAGCCGGACGAGCGCGGCTTCACCCCCCTCATCTGGGCCTCCGCCTTTGGAGAGATCGAGACTGTCCGCTTCTTGCTCGAGTGG GGTGCTGACCCCCACATCCTGGCCAAGGAGCGGGAGAGTGCCCTGTCACTGGCCAGCACCGGTGGCTACACGGACATCGTGGGGCTTCTGCTGGAACGTGACGTGGACATCAACATCTATGACTGG AATGGAGGAACGCCACTGCTGTACGCCGTGCGTGGGAACCATGTGAAGTGCGTGGAGGCCTTGCTGG CACGAGGAGCTGATCTCACCACTGAGGCAGACTCCGGCTACACCCCGATGGACCTCGCCGTGGCCTTGGGATATCGGAAAG TGCAACAGGTGATTGAGAACCACATCCTTAAACTCTTCCAGAGCAACCTGGTGCCCGCCGACCCCGAGTAA
- the RFXANK gene encoding DNA-binding protein RFXANK isoform X1: protein MEHTQPVEDLSLIQQPSTPEFGDPEDPRDESPDGSDTVVLSLFPCTPEPGNPEPDAGSSSPQAGSSLKHSTTLTNRQRGNEVSALPATLDSLSIHQLAAQGELSQLKEHLRKGDNLINKPDERGFTPLIWASAFGEIETVRFLLEWGADPHILAKERESALSLASTGGYTDIVGLLLERDVDINIYDWNGGTPLLYAVRGNHVKCVEALLARGADLTTEADSGYTPMDLAVALGYRKVQQVIENHILKLFQSNLVPADPE, encoded by the exons ATGGAGCACACCCAGCCTGTCGAGGATCTCAGCCTGATCCAGCAGCCTTCAACCCCAGAATTTGGGGACCCCGAAGACCCCAGGGACGAGTCCCCTGACGGCTCAGACACTGTGGTACTCAGTCTCTTCCCCTGTACCCCGGAGCCTGGGAATCCTGAGCCAGATGCTGGCAGCTCCTCACCTCAAG caGGCAGCTCCCTGAAGCACTCAACGACCCTCACCAACCGGCAGCGGGGCAATGAAGTCTCGGCCCTGCCAGCCACCCTGGACT CCCTGTCCATCCACCAGCTTGCAGCGCAAGGGGAGCTGAGCCAACTGAAGGAGCATCTGAGGAAAG GCGACAACCTCATCAACAAGCCGGACGAGCGCGGCTTCACCCCCCTCATCTGGGCCTCCGCCTTTGGAGAGATCGAGACTGTCCGCTTCTTGCTCGAGTGG GGTGCTGACCCCCACATCCTGGCCAAGGAGCGGGAGAGTGCCCTGTCACTGGCCAGCACCGGTGGCTACACGGACATCGTGGGGCTTCTGCTGGAACGTGACGTGGACATCAACATCTATGACTGG AATGGAGGAACGCCACTGCTGTACGCCGTGCGTGGGAACCATGTGAAGTGCGTGGAGGCCTTGCTGG CACGAGGAGCTGATCTCACCACTGAGGCAGACTCCGGCTACACCCCGATGGACCTCGCCGTGGCCTTGGGATATCGGAAAG TGCAACAGGTGATTGAGAACCACATCCTTAAACTCTTCCAGAGCAACCTGGTGCCCGCCGACCCCGAGTAA
- the RFXANK gene encoding DNA-binding protein RFXANK isoform X3, whose amino-acid sequence MEHTQPVEDLSLIQQPSTPEFGDPEDPRDESPDGSDTVVLSLFPCTPEPGNPEPDAGSSSPQAGSSLKHSTTLTNRQRGNEVSALPATLDSLSIHQLAAQGELSQLKEHLRKGDNLINKPDERGFTPLIWASAFGEIETVRFLLEWGADPHILAKERESALSLASTGGYTDIVGLLLERDVDINIYDWNGGTPLLYAVRGNHVKCVEALLVQQVIENHILKLFQSNLVPADPE is encoded by the exons ATGGAGCACACCCAGCCTGTCGAGGATCTCAGCCTGATCCAGCAGCCTTCAACCCCAGAATTTGGGGACCCCGAAGACCCCAGGGACGAGTCCCCTGACGGCTCAGACACTGTGGTACTCAGTCTCTTCCCCTGTACCCCGGAGCCTGGGAATCCTGAGCCAGATGCTGGCAGCTCCTCACCTCAAG caGGCAGCTCCCTGAAGCACTCAACGACCCTCACCAACCGGCAGCGGGGCAATGAAGTCTCGGCCCTGCCAGCCACCCTGGACT CCCTGTCCATCCACCAGCTTGCAGCGCAAGGGGAGCTGAGCCAACTGAAGGAGCATCTGAGGAAAG GCGACAACCTCATCAACAAGCCGGACGAGCGCGGCTTCACCCCCCTCATCTGGGCCTCCGCCTTTGGAGAGATCGAGACTGTCCGCTTCTTGCTCGAGTGG GGTGCTGACCCCCACATCCTGGCCAAGGAGCGGGAGAGTGCCCTGTCACTGGCCAGCACCGGTGGCTACACGGACATCGTGGGGCTTCTGCTGGAACGTGACGTGGACATCAACATCTATGACTGG AATGGAGGAACGCCACTGCTGTACGCCGTGCGTGGGAACCATGTGAAGTGCGTGGAGGCCTTGCTGG TGCAACAGGTGATTGAGAACCACATCCTTAAACTCTTCCAGAGCAACCTGGTGCCCGCCGACCCCGAGTAA
- the BORCS8 gene encoding BLOC-1-related complex subunit 8, with protein MEEPEMQLKGKKVTDKFTESVYVLANEPSVALYRLQEHVRRSLPELAQHKADMQRWEEQSQGAIYTVEYACSAVKNLVDSSVYFRSVEGLLKQAISIRDHMNATAQGHSPEEPLPPSST; from the exons ATGGAAGAACCCGAGATGCAGCTCAAGGGGAAGAAAG TTACTGACAAATTCACCGAGAGTGTCTACGTCCTGGCCAACGAGCCGTCTGTGGCCCTGTACCGGCTGCAGGAGCACGTGCGCCGCTCTCTGCCCGAGTTGGCCCAGCATAAG GCTGACATGCAGCGGTGGGAGGAGCAGAGCCAGGGAGCCATTTACACCGTGGAGTACGCCTGCAG TGCCGTGAAGAACCTTGTCGACAGCAGTGTCTACTTCCGCAGCGTGGAGGGTCTCCTCAAACAGGCCATCAGCATCCGGGACCACATGAACGCCACAGCCCAGGGCCACAG CCCCGAGGAACCGCTCCCACCCTCCTCAACCTGA